One region of Juglans regia cultivar Chandler chromosome 4, Walnut 2.0, whole genome shotgun sequence genomic DNA includes:
- the LOC108987802 gene encoding AP2-like ethylene-responsive transcription factor At2g41710 isoform X2, which translates to MASSSSDPGLKSEAGGGGCGGEASEAVVTNDQLLLYRGLKKAKKDRGCTAKERISKMPPCAAGKRSSIYRGVTRHRWTGRYEAHLWDKSTWNQNQNKKGKQVYLGAYDDEEAAARAYDLAALKYWGPGTLINFPVTDYTRDLEEMQNLSREEYLASLRRKSSGFSRGISKYRGLSSRWEPFGRMAGSEYFNSMHYGTGDDPAAESEYLGSFCNERKFDLTSYIKWWGPNKSRHADAGTKSSEETKHAGDIGVELKTLEWGVQPTEPYQMPRLGVSNEERKHKGSAVSALSILSRSAAYKNLQEIASKKQENSGDNDENEDKNTINKMDYGKAVEKSTTHDVGTGRLGVTLGMSGGLSLQRNVYPSTPFLSAPLLTNYNTVDPLVDPILWTSLVPVLPTGLSRAAEVTKTETSSTYTLFHSEE; encoded by the exons ATGGCTTCGTCGTCCTCTGATCCTGGTTTGAAATCCGAAGCCGGTGGTGGCGGCTGCGGTGGAGAGGCGTCGGAGGCGGTGGTTACGAACGATCAGCTGTTGCTTTACAGAGGACTGAAGAAAGCGAAGAAGGATAGAGGGTGTACGGCCAAGGAGCGCATCAGCAAAATGCCTCCCTGTGCCGCCGGAAAACGCAGCTCCATCTACCGCGGAGTCACCAG GCATAGATGGACTGGGCGTTATGAAGCTCATCTTTGGGACAAGAGTACTTGGAACCAGAATCAGAATAAGAAGGGAAAACAAG TTTACTTGG GGGCGTATGATGATGAGGAGGCTGCAGCTAGAGCTTATGATCTCGCTGCCTTGAAATATTGGGGCCCTGGCACACTCATTAATTTTCCA GTTACTGATTATACAAGGGATCTTGAAGAGATGCAGAATCTCTCAAGAGAAGAATACCTTGCATCTCTACGGAG AAAGAGCAGTGGTTTCTCAAGAGGAATTTCTAAATATCGTGGCCTTTCCAG TCGATGGGAGCCATTTGGTCGTATGGCTGGATCTGAGTACTTCAACAGTATGCATTATG GTACGGGCGATGATCCAGCAGCAGAAAGTGAATATTTAGGAAGTTTCTGCAATGAAAGAAAGTTTGACTTGACAAGTTACATCAAGTGGTGGGGGCCCAACAAAAGTCGTCATGCAGATGCTGGGACAAAATCATCAGAAGAAACAAAGCATGCTGGAGATATTGGTGTGGAACTAAAAACACTAGAATGGGGAGTCCAGCCTACTGAACCATACCAAATGCCACGTTTGGGCGTGTCCAATGAAGAGAGAAAGCATAAAGGTTCTGCAGTCTCTGCCTTGAGCATCTTATCACGGTCAGCTGCCTACAAGAACTTGCAAGAGATAGCATCAAAAAAGCAAGAGAACAGTGGTGATAATGATGAGAACGAAGACAAAAATACCATCAATAAGATGGATTATGGTAAGGCAGTTGAGAAATCCACAACTCATGATGTTGGGACTGGGAGGCTTGGAGTTACACTAGGCATGAGTGGGGGATTGTCTCTTCAGAGAAATGTGTATCCATCAACTCCTTTCTTATCTGCACCGCTTTTGACAAACTACAATACTGTTGATCCGTTGGTAGATCCCATTCTCTGGACGTCTCTTGTTCCTGTTCTTCCAACTGGGCTTTCTCGTGCAGCTGAG GTTACAAAGACAGAGACCAGTTCGACTTACACACTCTTTCATTCGGAGGAATAG
- the LOC108987802 gene encoding AP2-like ethylene-responsive transcription factor At2g41710 isoform X1, which translates to MASSSSDPGLKSEAGGGGCGGEASEAVVTNDQLLLYRGLKKAKKDRGCTAKERISKMPPCAAGKRSSIYRGVTRHRWTGRYEAHLWDKSTWNQNQNKKGKQVYLGAYDDEEAAARAYDLAALKYWGPGTLINFPVTDYTRDLEEMQNLSREEYLASLRRKSSGFSRGISKYRGLSSSRWEPFGRMAGSEYFNSMHYGTGDDPAAESEYLGSFCNERKFDLTSYIKWWGPNKSRHADAGTKSSEETKHAGDIGVELKTLEWGVQPTEPYQMPRLGVSNEERKHKGSAVSALSILSRSAAYKNLQEIASKKQENSGDNDENEDKNTINKMDYGKAVEKSTTHDVGTGRLGVTLGMSGGLSLQRNVYPSTPFLSAPLLTNYNTVDPLVDPILWTSLVPVLPTGLSRAAEVTKTETSSTYTLFHSEE; encoded by the exons ATGGCTTCGTCGTCCTCTGATCCTGGTTTGAAATCCGAAGCCGGTGGTGGCGGCTGCGGTGGAGAGGCGTCGGAGGCGGTGGTTACGAACGATCAGCTGTTGCTTTACAGAGGACTGAAGAAAGCGAAGAAGGATAGAGGGTGTACGGCCAAGGAGCGCATCAGCAAAATGCCTCCCTGTGCCGCCGGAAAACGCAGCTCCATCTACCGCGGAGTCACCAG GCATAGATGGACTGGGCGTTATGAAGCTCATCTTTGGGACAAGAGTACTTGGAACCAGAATCAGAATAAGAAGGGAAAACAAG TTTACTTGG GGGCGTATGATGATGAGGAGGCTGCAGCTAGAGCTTATGATCTCGCTGCCTTGAAATATTGGGGCCCTGGCACACTCATTAATTTTCCA GTTACTGATTATACAAGGGATCTTGAAGAGATGCAGAATCTCTCAAGAGAAGAATACCTTGCATCTCTACGGAG AAAGAGCAGTGGTTTCTCAAGAGGAATTTCTAAATATCGTGGCCTTTCCAG CAGTCGATGGGAGCCATTTGGTCGTATGGCTGGATCTGAGTACTTCAACAGTATGCATTATG GTACGGGCGATGATCCAGCAGCAGAAAGTGAATATTTAGGAAGTTTCTGCAATGAAAGAAAGTTTGACTTGACAAGTTACATCAAGTGGTGGGGGCCCAACAAAAGTCGTCATGCAGATGCTGGGACAAAATCATCAGAAGAAACAAAGCATGCTGGAGATATTGGTGTGGAACTAAAAACACTAGAATGGGGAGTCCAGCCTACTGAACCATACCAAATGCCACGTTTGGGCGTGTCCAATGAAGAGAGAAAGCATAAAGGTTCTGCAGTCTCTGCCTTGAGCATCTTATCACGGTCAGCTGCCTACAAGAACTTGCAAGAGATAGCATCAAAAAAGCAAGAGAACAGTGGTGATAATGATGAGAACGAAGACAAAAATACCATCAATAAGATGGATTATGGTAAGGCAGTTGAGAAATCCACAACTCATGATGTTGGGACTGGGAGGCTTGGAGTTACACTAGGCATGAGTGGGGGATTGTCTCTTCAGAGAAATGTGTATCCATCAACTCCTTTCTTATCTGCACCGCTTTTGACAAACTACAATACTGTTGATCCGTTGGTAGATCCCATTCTCTGGACGTCTCTTGTTCCTGTTCTTCCAACTGGGCTTTCTCGTGCAGCTGAG GTTACAAAGACAGAGACCAGTTCGACTTACACACTCTTTCATTCGGAGGAATAG